A section of the Schistosoma haematobium chromosome ZW, whole genome shotgun sequence genome encodes:
- a CDS encoding hypothetical protein (EggNog:ENOG4103FRE~COG:S) produces MFWNLYATYTLVITLFSSIKHTSNSPLHSRDYVNSIDHSKFDNINNEDLLIHDVLPYIPTSVEPSSSSSSSSSSSLLLPTIRSVSSSISSIPNEEEILRLQLALALQIDSEVNKAIHLENAASESIQQADLLNKAADEAKYRAQLVGQILNSLKQSWNTTTTSNNNNKDNIIDNFSNDDNIHEKRAFIEVPKINQDYLLDEEVGGQIITDYNDNNREKRNQEHRGHHHHQQQQHQRYDNIKKKRNLFPIPDPHNELHVQHLYDYPLHEYIDDDNNNNNNDGDDDNKNIILNDSEQNIKKQLTLEKIRLLILRQLIKQQRESREKEREKEKKEHEQHHLHHYDHSHDNNHNDYLQLDNNVIPLHIINQYPNLYIDRPIWKELHNQYDNDPIDDKQINLDMNNNDNNNYEKDHYGIKYHLWKGSQLNSLDNDDSILFK; encoded by the coding sequence atgtTCTGGAATTTATACGCTACTTATACCTTAGTAATTACtttattcagtagtataaaaCATACGTCTAATTCACCGTTACATTCAAGAGATTATGTGAATTCTATTGATCATTCTAAATTTGACAATATAaataatgaagatttattaataCATGATGTATTACCTTATATTCCAACATCAGTTGAaccgtcgtcgtcgtcgtcgtcctCGTCGTCATCATCGTTATTATTGCCGACAATAAGGTCAGTATCATCATCTATTTCATCAATACCAAATGAAGAAGAAATATTACGTTTACAATTAGCATTAGCTTTACAAATTGATTCAGAAGTGAATAAAGCAATTCATTTAGAGAATGCTGCTAGTGAATCAATTCAACAAGctgatttattaaataaagcAGCTGATGAAGCTAAATATCGTGCTCAACTTGTTGGACAAATATTGAACTCATTAAAACAATCAtggaatactactactactagtaataataacaataaggataatatcattgataattttTCAAATGATGATAACATTCATGAGAAGCGAGCATTTATAGAAGTGCCGAAAATAAATCAAGACTACTTACTTGATGAAGAAGTAGGCGGTCAAATCATTactgattataatgataataatagagaAAAACGTAACCAAGAACATCGtggacatcatcatcatcagcagcaacagcatcaacgttatgataatataaagaaaaagagaaatctTTTCCCTATACCTGATCCACATAATGAATTACATGTTCAACACTTATATGATTATCCTCTTCATGAATATatcgatgatgataataataataataataatgatggtgaTGACGACAACAAGAATATAATACTAAATGATTctgaacaaaatataaaaaaacaattaacttTAGAAAAGATACGTTTATTAATTTTAAGACAATTAATAAAACAACAAAGGGAATCAAGAGAAAAGGAacgagaaaaagaaaaaaaagagcaTGAACaacatcatcttcatcattatgatcattctcatgataataatcataatgattattTACAACTTGATAATAATGTTATCCCTTTACATATAATTAATCAATATCCAAATCTATATATTGATCGGCCAATATGGAAAGAATTACATAATCAATATGATAATGATCCTATTGATGATAAACAAATCAATCttgatatgaataataatgataataataattacgaaAAGGATCATTAtggaataaaatatcatttatgGAAAGGATCTCAATTAAATTCATTAGATAATGATGATTCAATACTATTTAAATAA